The proteins below come from a single Eucalyptus grandis isolate ANBG69807.140 chromosome 3, ASM1654582v1, whole genome shotgun sequence genomic window:
- the LOC104417226 gene encoding early nodulin-75: MSSRYLLVLLLGAVLFAAAVLSDGHHPFKKEHKPHHKHHHKHHPGGRRLLETVEAEDSHKPFPKHKPPHHGHPHEHILVEEVEKEDFHKKPIPSKKPPHHPGHLLAEEVEADEKKKPFPEHKPPKKGDKPPPKHKPPHEGHILVEEVEEDSKKPFPEHKPPKKGEEPKKGKGEKPPPKHKPPHEGHILIEEVEEDSKKPFPEHKPPKKGEEPKKGKGEKPPPKHKPPHEGHILIEEGEEDSKKPFPEHKPPKKGEEPKKGKGEKPPPKHKPPHEGHILVEEVEEDSKKPFPEHKPPKKGEEPKKGKGEKPPHEGHVLVEEVEEDSKKPFPEHKLPKKGEEPKKGKGEKPPHHKPPHKPPTEN; this comes from the coding sequence ATGTCTTCCAGGTACTTGCTAGTTTTGCTCCTGGGAGCGGTGCTTTTTGCCGCTGCCGTCCTCTCCGACGGCCACCACCCTTTCAAAAAAGAGCATAAACCACACCACAAACACCACCACAAGCATCACCCTGGTGGTCGCCGTCTCTTGGAGACCGTCGAAGCTGAGGACTCGCACAAGCCATTCCCTAAACACAAGCCCCCACACCACGGCCACCCTCACGAGCACATTCTTGTCGAGGAGGTTGAAAAGGAAGACTTCCACAAAAAGCCAATCCCCAGCAAGAAACCGCCCCACCACCCCGGCCACTTGCTTGCCGAGGAAGTGGAAGCTGATGAGAAAAAGAAGCCATTCCCCGAGCACAAACCCCCAAAGAAAGGCGACAAGCCACCACCGAAGCACAAGCCGCCCCATGAGGGACACATTCTTGTAGAGGAGGTGGAAGAGGACTCAAAGAAGCCATTCCCTGAGCACAAGCCACCCAAGAAAGGTGAGGAGCCCAAgaagggaaagggagagaagccaCCACCAAAGCACAAGCCACCACACGAGGGACACATTCTCATAGAGGAGGTGGAAGAGGACTCTAAGAAGCCATTCCCTGAGCACAAGCCGCCAAAGAAAGGCGAGGAGCCAAAgaagggaaagggagagaagccgCCACCAAAGCACAAGCCACCACACGAGGGACACATTCTCATAGAGGAGGGCGAAGAGGACTCTAAGAAGCCATTCCCTGAGCACAAGCCGCCAAAGAAAGGCGAGGAGCCAAAgaagggaaagggagagaagccaCCCCCAAAGCACAAGCCACCCCACGAGGGACACATTCTCGTAGAGGAGGTGGAAGAGGACTCAAAGAAGCCGTTTCCTGAGCACAAGCCGCCCAAGAAAGGTGAGGAGCCGAAAAAGGGCAAGGGAGAAAAGCCACCACACGAGGGACACGTTCTAGTAGAGGAGGTGGAAGAGGACTCAAAGAAGCCTTTCCCCGAACACAAGCTGCCGAAGAAAGGCGAGGAGCCGAAGAAGGGCAAGGGTGAGAAGCCGCCGCACCACAAGCCACCACACAAGCCTCCCACTGAGAACTGA